Proteins from one Homalodisca vitripennis isolate AUS2020 chromosome 3, UT_GWSS_2.1, whole genome shotgun sequence genomic window:
- the LOC124357440 gene encoding small integral membrane protein 20 produces the protein MRHQRKLVGWRYGVFIGSCVAFLGLAVYPVIISPMINPDYYKQVQAIGRKDIKQENVQPGKRYY, from the exons ATGAGACACCAAAGAAAGCTTGTTGGATGGAGATATGGTGTTTTTATTGGTTCTTGTGTAGCATTTCTAGGTTTAGCGGTTTATCCGGTTATAATTTCACCTATGATCAACCCAGATTATTATA aACAAGTACAAGCCATTGGTAGAAAGgatattaaacaagaaaatgtacAACCTGGAA AAAGATACTATTGA